In one Capricornis sumatraensis isolate serow.1 chromosome 1, serow.2, whole genome shotgun sequence genomic region, the following are encoded:
- the HSPA13 gene encoding heat shock 70 kDa protein 13 — protein MAGEMTILGSAVLTLLLAGYLAQQYLPLPTPKVIGIDLGTTYCSVGVFFPGTGKVKVIPDENGHISIPSMVSFTDDDVYVGYESLELADSNPQNTIYDAKRFIGKVFTPEELEAEIGRYPFKVLNKNGMVEFSVTSNETITVSPEYVGSRLLLKLKEMAEEYLGMPVANAVISVPAEFDLKQRNSTIQAANLAGLKILRVINEPTAAAMAYGLHKAEVFHVLVIDLGGGTLDVSLLNKQGGMFLTRAMSGNNKLGGQDFNQRLLQYLYKQIYQTYGFLPSRKEEIHRLRQAVEMVKLNLTLHETAQMSVLLTVEENDRKGPPPSDSGLPKDKFSPADDPHVDSMFGANLSEKKNGEGQVLFETEISRKLFDTLNEDLFQKILVPIQQVLKEGHLEKTEIDEVVLVGGSTRIPRIRQVIQEFFGKDPNTSVDPDLAVVTGVAIQAGIDGGSWPLQVSALEIPNKHLQKTNFN, from the exons GATCAGCTGTTTTGACTCTCCTGTTGGCTGGCTATTTGGCACAACAATATTTACCATTGCCTACTCCTAAAGTGATTGGAATTGACCTTGGCACTACCTATTGTTCAGTTGGGGTATTTTTTCCTGGCACAGGAAAAGTAAAGGTCATTCCAGATGAAAATGGTCATATCAGCATACCCAGCATGGTATCCTTCACTGACGATGATGTTTATGTGGGGTATGAAAGCTTAGAGCTTGCAGATTCAAATCCTCAGAACACAATATATGATGCTAAAAGATTCATAGGCAAAGTTTTTACCCCGGAAGAACTGGAGGCTGAAATTGGGAGATACCCATTTAAG GTTTTAAACAAAAATGGAATGGTTGAATTTTCTGTGACAAGTAATGAAACCATCACCGTTTCCCCAGAATATGTTGGCTCTAGACTgttgttaaaattaaaagaaatggcaGAGGAGTATCTTGGAATGCCAGTTGCCAATGCTGTTATTTCTGTACCAGCAGAATTTGATCTAAAGCAGAGAAATTCAACAATTCAAGCTGCTAACCTTGCAG GACTGAAGATCTTAAGAGTAATAAATGAACCCACAGCAGCAGCTATGGCCTATGGTCTCCACAAAGCTGAAGTCTTTCACGTCTTGGTGATAGATTTGGGCGGAGGAACTCTCGATGTGTCATTGCTGAATAAACAAGGAGGAATGTTTTTAACTCGAGCCATGTCTG gaAACAATAAACTTGGAGGACAAGACTTCAATCAAAGATTGCTTCAGTACTTATACAAACAGATCTATCAAACATATGGCTTCCTGCCCTCTAGGAAAGAGGAAATCCACCGATTAAGACAAGCTGTAGAAATGGTCAAGTTAAACCTGACACTTCATGAGACTGCCCAGATGTCAGTATTACTAACAGtggaagaaaatgacagaaaGGGACCTCCGCCTAGTGACAGTGGACTGCCAAAGGACAAATTTTCCCCAGCAGATGACCCCCATGTGGACAGCATGTTTGGAGCTAacctttctgaaaagaaaaatggagagggTCAGGTTTTATTTGAAACAGAAATATCACGAAAGCTCTTTGACACTCTTAATGAAGATCTTTTCCAGAAAATACTCGTACCCATTCAACAAGTGTTGAAAGAAGGCCACCTGGAAAAGACTGAGATTGATGAGGTGGTCTTGGTTGGGGGCTCAACTCGTATTCCTCGAATCCGCCAAGTCATCCAAGAGTTCTTCGGAAAGGACCCCAACACGTCTGTAGACCCTGACCTGGCCGTGGTGACAGGAGTGGCTATCCAGGCAGGGATTGATGGAGGCTCTTGGCCTCTCCAAGTCAGTGCTTTAGAAATTCCCAATAAGCATTTACAGAAGACCAACTTCAACTGA